The following coding sequences lie in one Candidatus Nitrospira allomarina genomic window:
- a CDS encoding GlcG/HbpS family heme-binding protein, with translation MVTLSLSGLFIAGVSAAELPREAVLPLSLATKAASAAVEQCTKDGYQVSAAVVDRAGVVRALLREDGAGPHTVDSSRKKAYTSASLKRPTAELGELIAKMPAVQGLRDMNENMLILGGGLPIKFGGEVVGGIGVGGAPGGHLDAACAQAGLEIIGASGQDQKEK, from the coding sequence ATGGTTACCCTCAGTCTAAGCGGACTGTTCATCGCGGGCGTGTCGGCGGCCGAGCTGCCGCGTGAGGCGGTCCTGCCACTCTCTCTGGCCACGAAGGCTGCAAGTGCGGCGGTGGAGCAATGCACAAAAGACGGATATCAGGTGAGTGCGGCGGTCGTCGATCGGGCGGGGGTGGTGAGGGCGTTATTACGGGAAGATGGAGCCGGCCCGCATACGGTGGATAGCAGCCGCAAGAAAGCCTACACCTCGGCCAGTCTGAAAAGGCCCACGGCAGAATTGGGCGAGTTGATTGCCAAAATGCCGGCAGTTCAAGGGTTACGGGATATGAACGAGAATATGCTTATTCTGGGCGGTGGGCTTCCCATAAAATTTGGCGGAGAAGTCGTAGGCGGAATTGGTGTTGGCGGCGCCCCTGGCGGTCATCTGGATGCTGCATGTGCCCAGGCGGGACTGGAAATTATCGGCGCGTCCGGGCAAGACCAAAAAGAGAAATAG
- a CDS encoding ankyrin repeat domain-containing protein: MKTIGLLVMTALLIVVGGPDVVMPEELSRGRDGALLQAAERNDAATIRQLLQNGASLHAQDEKGQTALLLAVDRNHVESAKVLIEAGADVNAQDRQLDSPLLLAGARGYLEILKLVLEAKPDFAIYNRFGGTALIPACERGHVEVVRELLQTDVDINHVNRLGWTALLEAIILSDGGSRHQEIVRMLIKAGADMNLPDGDGISPLQHARTKGFTRIVNMLESAGAR, encoded by the coding sequence ATGAAAACAATAGGACTTCTCGTGATGACAGCTCTTCTGATAGTGGTTGGCGGACCGGACGTTGTCATGCCTGAAGAGTTAAGCCGAGGGCGCGATGGAGCGTTGCTTCAAGCAGCGGAACGAAATGATGCAGCCACGATCCGCCAATTGTTGCAAAACGGGGCAAGCCTTCATGCTCAAGATGAAAAAGGGCAGACGGCGTTACTCCTGGCTGTTGATCGGAATCATGTTGAAAGCGCAAAGGTGTTGATTGAGGCTGGAGCGGATGTGAATGCGCAGGATCGTCAACTGGACAGTCCATTGCTCTTAGCCGGAGCGAGAGGATACCTTGAGATTTTAAAGTTGGTGTTAGAGGCCAAACCCGATTTTGCAATTTACAACCGGTTCGGGGGAACGGCCTTGATTCCGGCCTGTGAACGCGGACATGTTGAGGTCGTCAGGGAATTATTGCAAACCGATGTGGATATCAATCATGTGAATCGATTGGGTTGGACCGCGCTGTTGGAGGCCATAATCCTGAGTGACGGGGGATCCAGACATCAGGAGATTGTACGAATGCTTATTAAGGCGGGTGCCGATATGAACCTGCCTGATGGGGATGGCATCAGCCCGCTGCAACATGCCCGGACCAAAGGTTTCACGCGAATCGTGAATATGCTGGAATCGGCTGGAGCCCGGTAG